In Phragmites australis chromosome 24, lpPhrAust1.1, whole genome shotgun sequence, the following are encoded in one genomic region:
- the LOC133907894 gene encoding transcription factor ILI6-like isoform X2: MSSRRSRSRASSGGASRISDEQISDLVSKLQTLLPEARLRSNDRVPSARVLQETCSYIRSLHQEVDDLSDRLSELLATADVSTAQAAVIHSLLM, encoded by the exons ATGTCTAGCCGGCGGTCACGGTCGAGGGCGTCGTCCGGTGGCGCGTCGCGGATCAGCGACGAGCAGATCAGCGACCTCGTCTCCAAGCTGCAGACGCTCCTCCCCGAGGCTCGCCTCCGGAGCAACGACAGG GTGCCGTCGGCGAGGGTGCTGCAGGAGACGTGCAGCTACATCCGGAGCCTGCACCAAGAGGTTGACGACCTCAGCGACCGCCTCTCCGAGCTGCTCGCCACCGCCGATGTCAGCACCGCGCAGGCCGCCGTCATCCACAGCCTCCTCATGTAG
- the LOC133907894 gene encoding transcription factor ILI6-like isoform X1 yields MSSRRSRSRASSGGASRISDEQISDLVSKLQTLLPEARLRSNDRQVPSARVLQETCSYIRSLHQEVDDLSDRLSELLATADVSTAQAAVIHSLLM; encoded by the exons ATGTCTAGCCGGCGGTCACGGTCGAGGGCGTCGTCCGGTGGCGCGTCGCGGATCAGCGACGAGCAGATCAGCGACCTCGTCTCCAAGCTGCAGACGCTCCTCCCCGAGGCTCGCCTCCGGAGCAACGACAGG CAGGTGCCGTCGGCGAGGGTGCTGCAGGAGACGTGCAGCTACATCCGGAGCCTGCACCAAGAGGTTGACGACCTCAGCGACCGCCTCTCCGAGCTGCTCGCCACCGCCGATGTCAGCACCGCGCAGGCCGCCGTCATCCACAGCCTCCTCATGTAG